In Microbulbifer sp. THAF38, the sequence TTTATGGCGGCGGTATTCTTTCCTCCCCGAAGGAAACCCTCTACGCACTCAGTCATGAACCTGAGCGCTACGACTTCAGTGCCATCGACGCGCTGCGTACGCCCTATCGAATTGATATCGTGCAGCCTGTTTACTATGTGTTGAGCGACTTGCAGCAGCTGCAGGAACTCACCGAAATAGACCTGATGGCCAAGGTACGTGAGGCAATCGAACTGGGCCTTTTCGAGCCCCGCTTCCCACCGAAGAACGCCGCCTAAACCGTAACTGCCGGGTGCTGCCGCAGCACCCGGCCCTCTCTCCTGCCCACTTTTAAAATCCCAACTGAGCATCCGCCCACCCCACCCATTTGCACAAACTGCTCTCATCGACGTTGCACTTGGGGAAAATTCCACTACCGGCGCAATTCCCCTGAGCCTATCGTTACGTCAGGTGGAAAAGGAAGAGGCAAACTACCTGCCAGCCTTCCAGCCACCCAGAACATCCAACCACCGCCAGGGCAAAGCCAGTGAGGGCATGAATTTCAACGCAGGGAAACAAGGCCCTAGGTTACGGGGAGCGCTGTAGCACTATGTCCTCACTTGACGCGATTGATAGACACCTGCTCGCTATTCTGCAATCGGACGTCAGCCTTTCTATTGAGGAGCTGGCGGAGCGTGTGGGACTCACTAAAACCCCCTGCTGGCGCCGGGTGCAGAAGCTGGAGAAAAGCGGCATCATCCGCCGCAAAGTCGCCCTGCTCAATGCGGAAATTCTGGGGCTGCCGGTTTCGGTTTTCGCCCAGGTAAAAACGGATCAGCACACCCCAGAATGGGCTGAAGCCTTCTCCAAACATGTGGAGCAGCTGCCGGAAGTGGTGGACTGCTACCGCATGGCCGGGGACTACGACTACTTGCTACGGGTGGTGGTGAGCGATATTTCTGCCTACGACCGCTTTTACAAGGAATTGATCAGGCACGTAGGCATTAGCGATATTATTTCGAATTTCGCCCTGGAGCAGATCAAAAGCACCACTGAACTGCCCATCCCCACAGAGAACCCGGAGTGATAAAGGTTTAGCTGTCCGTCCATCTGTGGATAATGATGAGATCTCGCTCACTTTCAAGGATGACCTGTGGCGGACAGCTCTCTCTTCCAATCTTTCTTTCTTATTTTTAGTGGCGCCGCGATAGTCGCCACGCTGGCGCTCTTCGGCCGCCAACCCCTACTGGTTGCCTATATCGCACTAGGTGTGCTGCTGGGACCATCCGGGTTTGCGGTCATCGACAACCTGCGCCTGCTCTCCGATATGTCCAATGTGGGCATCATTTTCCTGCTGTTCCTGCTG encodes:
- a CDS encoding Lrp/AsnC family transcriptional regulator — protein: MSSLDAIDRHLLAILQSDVSLSIEELAERVGLTKTPCWRRVQKLEKSGIIRRKVALLNAEILGLPVSVFAQVKTDQHTPEWAEAFSKHVEQLPEVVDCYRMAGDYDYLLRVVVSDISAYDRFYKELIRHVGISDIISNFALEQIKSTTELPIPTENPE